The following are encoded together in the Prosthecobacter sp. SYSU 5D2 genome:
- a CDS encoding NAD(P)-dependent alcohol dehydrogenase, producing MKAYHITGTDGLASLKQVELPSPAPGHGKVRIRIRAVSLNYRDYMNVCGIRGVTGPVPRIPCSDGAGEIVELGEGVTDWKKGDRVVVPFMPTWLDGGFTQAHAGQALGGAVDGLLCEEACLPAASLLGIPKHLSFEEAATLPCAAVTAWDALMVRGGLQAGESVLVLGSGGVSVFALQFAKMAGARVLAISSSDDKAARLKEMGAEAVHNYRQDPAWDDWALAQTGGLGVDKVIEIGGPETLNRSIKATRFGGHIALIGVLTGTAGDVQTVGILRKGIRLDGVYVGSRAMFAQMLKAITQAKMRPVVDSAFDFKDAVPAFEHIASGRHFGKIVIRL from the coding sequence ATGAAAGCTTATCACATCACCGGCACTGACGGTCTGGCCTCGCTGAAACAGGTCGAGCTTCCTTCCCCCGCCCCCGGCCATGGAAAGGTGCGCATCCGCATCCGGGCGGTGTCGCTGAACTACCGCGACTACATGAATGTGTGTGGGATCCGGGGTGTGACAGGGCCGGTTCCGCGCATCCCGTGCTCAGACGGGGCGGGAGAGATTGTTGAGCTGGGAGAGGGGGTCACGGACTGGAAAAAAGGTGACCGGGTGGTGGTGCCTTTCATGCCCACGTGGCTGGATGGCGGCTTCACTCAAGCTCATGCGGGTCAGGCCCTGGGCGGAGCGGTGGACGGTTTGCTATGCGAAGAAGCCTGCCTTCCTGCAGCCAGCCTGCTGGGCATCCCGAAGCATCTTTCTTTTGAAGAGGCAGCCACACTGCCCTGTGCGGCCGTCACGGCCTGGGATGCGCTGATGGTGCGGGGAGGTCTTCAGGCGGGGGAAAGTGTGCTGGTCCTCGGCAGCGGCGGCGTGTCGGTCTTTGCGCTCCAGTTTGCCAAAATGGCCGGAGCGCGGGTGCTGGCCATCAGCAGCAGTGATGACAAGGCGGCGCGGCTGAAGGAGATGGGGGCGGAAGCGGTGCACAACTACCGCCAGGACCCGGCCTGGGATGACTGGGCGCTGGCGCAAACAGGAGGCCTGGGAGTGGACAAAGTCATTGAGATCGGCGGACCGGAGACATTAAACCGGTCCATCAAGGCCACGCGCTTTGGCGGGCACATTGCGCTCATCGGCGTGCTGACCGGAACGGCGGGGGATGTGCAGACGGTGGGCATCCTGCGCAAGGGCATCCGCCTGGACGGAGTCTATGTGGGTTCACGTGCCATGTTTGCCCAGATGCTCAAAGCCATCACGCAGGCGAAGATGCGTCCGGTGGTGGATTCGGCTTTTGATTTCAAGGATGCTGTGCCAGCTTTTGAGCACATCGCCAGCGGCAGGCACTTTGGAAAGATTGTCATCCGCCTCTGA
- a CDS encoding 2-oxo acid dehydrogenase subunit E2 yields MPTIPILMPQLGESIAEATIVRILIEPGQQIEAGTDIFEVETNKATMAVSSPCAGHVSGITAQVQKSYAVGTNLASFDVTDDDALSMGFTDSPPPQQSQSSQNNSNASADSLHFQFNEEDNITGYQPKVEPVVGGALPVPAGATGASYISPRMRARMNELGLNASDLAGIAGTGAGGRVTVEDFENFLRGLEQHRLTPASPMRIAVADSMRRSWSRPLATVGSPVILDAILSHRKRADPKPGPALYAIRALALALAENTAVAGRLIGSRIVHPRAIDIGFAVEVDDGVLVPVLREVEKTPLVKLVPTYNKLVEQARARRLPMDVNRPGIATVTNFGTFGIVWATPIPLPEQNLVLGLGAGSKVPRWSDEVQQFIPVTEAELTLSFDHRILDGGGAGRLLARVAQLLQEPEKL; encoded by the coding sequence ATGCCGACCATTCCCATCCTGATGCCCCAGTTGGGCGAGTCCATCGCCGAGGCCACCATCGTCCGCATCCTCATCGAGCCCGGGCAGCAGATCGAAGCCGGGACGGACATCTTCGAGGTGGAGACCAACAAGGCCACAATGGCGGTCAGCTCTCCTTGTGCTGGCCACGTCTCGGGCATCACGGCGCAGGTTCAAAAAAGCTATGCCGTGGGCACCAACCTGGCCTCCTTTGATGTCACGGACGACGACGCGCTTTCCATGGGCTTTACGGATTCCCCCCCGCCGCAACAGTCTCAGTCCTCACAGAACAACAGCAATGCGAGCGCCGACTCCCTGCATTTCCAGTTCAATGAGGAGGACAACATCACTGGCTACCAGCCGAAAGTGGAACCTGTGGTCGGCGGAGCGCTGCCTGTGCCAGCCGGGGCCACCGGGGCCAGCTACATCTCCCCCCGGATGCGGGCGCGGATGAACGAACTGGGCCTGAATGCCTCCGACCTGGCAGGTATCGCCGGCACCGGGGCCGGCGGGCGGGTGACGGTGGAGGACTTTGAAAATTTCCTGCGCGGGCTGGAGCAGCATCGCCTGACGCCCGCCTCCCCCATGCGCATCGCGGTGGCGGATTCCATGCGTCGGAGCTGGAGCCGCCCGCTTGCCACTGTGGGCAGCCCGGTGATCCTCGATGCCATCCTTTCCCACCGCAAGCGGGCTGATCCGAAGCCCGGCCCTGCCCTGTATGCCATTCGCGCGCTAGCCCTGGCGCTGGCGGAGAATACCGCTGTGGCGGGCCGCCTCATTGGCAGCCGCATCGTGCATCCACGTGCCATTGACATCGGCTTCGCGGTGGAGGTGGATGACGGGGTGCTGGTGCCAGTGCTGCGCGAGGTGGAAAAGACCCCGCTGGTGAAACTGGTACCCACCTATAACAAGCTCGTGGAGCAGGCCCGCGCCCGCCGCCTGCCCATGGATGTGAACCGCCCCGGCATCGCCACCGTGACGAATTTTGGCACCTTTGGCATCGTCTGGGCCACGCCCATCCCCCTGCCGGAGCAGAACCTGGTGCTTGGCCTGGGCGCAGGCAGCAAGGTGCCGCGCTGGAGCGATGAAGTGCAGCAATTCATCCCGGTCACGGAGGCGGAGCTGACGCTCAGCTTTGACCACCGCATCCTGGATGGCGGCGGTGCCGGACGCCTGCTGGCGCGTGTGGCGCAGCTTTTGCAGGAGCCAGAGAAGCTTTGA
- a CDS encoding DUF6580 family putative transport protein, translated as MKPDSRPASTPLLWVPMILVLLALGLRWMKLESEGMTLLPNFAPWMALAFTGTLVFPRRSLPWWSWPLMLLAVDSAVMGGQLWSLEAGRAEIFLTYGLYAVAALAASRMRGKAGILQSLLGVLTCSIVFYVVTNVMSWWTMPQYTKDLAGLVQCLTSGLPGYPPSWTFLRNSLMSDLGFSALLLIAFNAEAKIRSVPAMRWGTAVTA; from the coding sequence ATGAAGCCAGACTCCCGCCCCGCCTCCACACCCCTGCTCTGGGTGCCGATGATCCTTGTCCTGCTGGCCCTGGGGCTGCGCTGGATGAAGCTGGAAAGCGAAGGCATGACTCTGCTGCCTAACTTTGCCCCGTGGATGGCGCTGGCCTTTACCGGCACGCTGGTCTTCCCCCGCCGCAGCCTGCCGTGGTGGTCCTGGCCGTTGATGCTGCTGGCCGTGGATTCCGCCGTCATGGGCGGCCAGCTCTGGTCCCTGGAAGCAGGCCGTGCCGAGATCTTTTTGACCTATGGCCTGTATGCCGTCGCCGCCCTGGCCGCCAGCCGGATGCGTGGCAAAGCGGGCATCCTTCAGTCCCTGCTGGGAGTGCTCACCTGCAGCATCGTTTTTTATGTCGTCACCAATGTGATGTCCTGGTGGACGATGCCCCAATACACCAAGGACTTGGCCGGACTGGTCCAGTGCCTCACGAGCGGTCTTCCTGGATATCCGCCTAGCTGGACCTTTTTGCGCAACTCGCTGATGAGTGACCTTGGCTTCAGCGCCCTGCTGCTCATCGCCTTCAATGCCGAAGCCAAAATCCGCTCCGTCCCCGCCATGCGCTGGGGCACGGCGGTGACGGCTTGA
- a CDS encoding RraA family protein, translating into MPITHSEILQLKRWNTPTIYNGWEQITKADVAADAFNLEETRDFMPQMGPMVGYAVTVVIQPSDKSHREANPDAWNEYRRYVASVPGPKIVVVQDLDKPRVIGAFWGEVNSNMHRALGCVGTIIDGAIRDVDEMTNAGFKALARRFCVGHAHVHPIRWGCEVEVFGRSIQPSQLIHADKHGFLAIPQGEEEGLLDASRFMDTNECETVIPAARGSAGLSMDQVIDNLSAAGRQFGLNARQKFQREGEW; encoded by the coding sequence ATGCCCATCACCCATTCCGAAATCCTGCAACTGAAACGCTGGAACACGCCCACCATCTACAATGGCTGGGAGCAGATCACGAAAGCGGACGTTGCAGCCGATGCTTTTAATCTGGAGGAGACGCGGGATTTCATGCCGCAGATGGGCCCCATGGTGGGTTACGCCGTGACGGTGGTCATCCAGCCTTCAGACAAAAGCCACCGCGAGGCGAACCCGGACGCCTGGAATGAATACCGCCGCTATGTGGCCAGCGTGCCGGGGCCAAAGATTGTCGTGGTCCAGGATCTGGACAAACCGCGCGTCATCGGGGCTTTTTGGGGCGAGGTGAACAGCAACATGCACCGCGCCCTGGGCTGCGTGGGCACCATCATTGACGGGGCCATCCGCGATGTGGATGAGATGACCAATGCAGGCTTCAAGGCCCTGGCGCGGCGCTTTTGCGTGGGGCATGCCCATGTGCATCCCATCCGCTGGGGCTGCGAGGTGGAGGTCTTCGGCCGCAGCATCCAGCCGAGCCAACTGATCCATGCGGACAAGCACGGCTTTCTGGCCATTCCGCAGGGGGAGGAAGAGGGGCTCTTAGATGCCTCGCGTTTCATGGATACGAATGAGTGCGAAACCGTCATCCCGGCGGCACGTGGCAGTGCCGGGCTTTCCATGGACCAAGTCATTGACAACCTCAGCGCGGCAGGCCGGCAGTTTGGCCTCAATGCCAGGCAGAAGTTCCAGCGGGAAGGGGAGTGGTAA
- a CDS encoding substrate-binding domain-containing protein encodes MNSTIPQRSSLVAETLRVLREAIAAGRWQDELPGERRLCEEWHISRPTLRAALTALAAEGLVTISQGKPTRVCQPPEGAITSAPSQTLTVGLLSPEPLHGMPPFVLLWVDELRSQLASEGHLLQVHVGRAWSGGKNPARALQTLTTTVPASAWVLYRSTEAMQQWFEQKQIPCVVVGSVFKGLTLPSVDRDHRAVCRHAVGLMAARGHQRLALVIQEPQFAGDRESEAGFEEGIQAAAARGVTGLIQRHDGSREGTLKALDRLISARQRPQALLIARTSSALTVCTGLLHRGIRIPQDMALVCRDDDIFLDETVPQISRYSITAGTFAKRIFRLVRQPGVKGETKVMPEFVKRDSL; translated from the coding sequence ATGAACTCCACCATTCCCCAACGCTCCTCCCTGGTGGCTGAAACGCTGCGTGTGCTGCGGGAGGCCATCGCTGCAGGGCGCTGGCAAGATGAGCTGCCGGGGGAAAGGCGGCTGTGCGAGGAGTGGCACATCAGCCGCCCCACTCTGCGCGCGGCGCTGACAGCCCTGGCCGCTGAGGGCTTGGTGACCATCTCACAAGGAAAGCCGACACGGGTGTGCCAGCCGCCGGAAGGCGCGATCACCAGCGCCCCTTCCCAGACACTCACGGTGGGCCTGCTGAGCCCGGAGCCGCTGCATGGCATGCCGCCTTTTGTCCTGCTGTGGGTGGATGAGCTGCGCAGCCAGCTGGCCAGCGAGGGGCACCTGCTGCAGGTGCATGTGGGCCGTGCCTGGTCCGGAGGCAAAAACCCGGCCCGCGCTTTGCAAACGCTCACCACCACGGTGCCCGCCAGTGCCTGGGTGCTGTATCGCAGCACAGAGGCCATGCAGCAGTGGTTTGAGCAAAAGCAGATCCCCTGCGTGGTGGTGGGCTCGGTTTTCAAAGGCCTGACCCTGCCCTCCGTGGACCGCGACCACCGGGCCGTGTGCCGCCATGCGGTGGGCCTGATGGCCGCCAGGGGCCATCAAAGGCTGGCTTTGGTCATCCAGGAACCGCAATTTGCCGGAGACCGGGAGAGCGAGGCCGGTTTTGAAGAAGGCATCCAGGCCGCTGCCGCGCGCGGCGTGACCGGTCTCATCCAGCGGCATGACGGCAGCCGGGAGGGCACGCTGAAGGCGCTGGACCGGCTCATCTCCGCGCGCCAAAGGCCGCAGGCACTGCTCATCGCACGCACCTCCAGCGCGCTGACGGTCTGTACCGGCCTGCTGCACCGGGGAATCCGTATTCCGCAGGACATGGCCCTCGTCTGCCGGGATGATGACATCTTTCTGGATGAGACGGTCCCGCAGATCTCCCGCTACAGCATCACGGCCGGGACCTTTGCCAAACGTATCTTCCGCCTGGTGCGCCAGCCGGGGGTGAAGGGGGAGACCAAGGTCATGCCGGAGTTCGTCAAGCGTGATTCCCTGTGA
- the rplI gene encoding 50S ribosomal protein L9, which produces MANVQVILKEKIQGLGAEADVVRVARGYARNFLVPQGKAYDASAGNLRNLNHLKAIRAEREAKELQEAEKVASKLKKLKLKLTLQTGQGGKAFGSITNMDIAKAVADSAAKVELDRHQIQLEKPIKTTGTFEIPVKLHADVNCFLKLTVIAESDAGAADTEDSAE; this is translated from the coding sequence ATGGCAAACGTTCAAGTAATACTCAAAGAGAAGATCCAAGGCCTCGGCGCTGAAGCCGATGTCGTGCGCGTGGCACGTGGATACGCACGCAATTTCCTCGTCCCTCAGGGCAAGGCTTATGACGCAAGCGCAGGCAATCTTCGCAACCTCAATCATCTGAAAGCCATCCGCGCCGAGCGTGAGGCCAAGGAACTGCAGGAAGCCGAAAAAGTCGCCTCCAAGCTGAAGAAGCTGAAACTGAAACTGACCCTTCAAACCGGTCAGGGCGGCAAGGCATTCGGTTCCATCACCAACATGGACATCGCCAAGGCTGTGGCCGACAGCGCCGCCAAGGTGGAGCTGGACCGTCACCAGATCCAGCTCGAGAAGCCGATCAAGACCACCGGCACCTTCGAGATCCCTGTCAAGCTTCACGCCGACGTGAACTGCTTCCTCAAGCTCACCGTTATCGCTGAGTCGGACGCAGGTGCTGCTGATACCGAAGATTCTGCTGAATAA
- a CDS encoding ATP-dependent 6-phosphofructokinase: MRIGILNSGGDCPGLNAVIHGVVGAAHNLGWEVVGFRDGFEGLLPPGDYMMLDPSRTVGIMKLGGTILGTTNKGHFVAKVGEGNVAEVPKEIVEKAKNTLRHLEIGALIVVGGDGSLTTGLQLYNMGVPVIGVPKTIDNDIQATAMTFGFDSACHAVVDALDRLHTTAESHKRVIVLEVMGRHAGWIALYGGMAGGADVILLPEIPFQMDHVADAIRQRDARGLHSTLVVVAEGARIESGELLKKENVGGKGEDRLGGIGDHVAKKIEAMTGKETRACTLGHLQRGGAPTALDRILGVRFGAKAVHLIEEGKFGRMVSYQHYQVGDVSIEEAVNQLRLVQPESEIIRAGRSIGICFGDRQVGRD, encoded by the coding sequence ATGCGAATTGGTATCCTGAACAGTGGCGGCGATTGCCCCGGACTCAATGCAGTGATTCACGGCGTCGTCGGCGCAGCCCACAATCTGGGTTGGGAAGTCGTCGGTTTCCGCGATGGTTTTGAAGGCCTGTTGCCTCCTGGCGATTACATGATGCTGGACCCCAGCCGCACGGTCGGCATCATGAAGCTGGGCGGGACCATTCTGGGCACCACCAACAAAGGACATTTTGTGGCCAAGGTGGGGGAAGGCAATGTGGCTGAAGTGCCGAAGGAGATCGTGGAAAAGGCTAAGAACACGCTGCGCCACCTGGAGATTGGCGCCTTGATCGTTGTGGGAGGAGACGGCTCGCTGACCACTGGTCTGCAGCTTTACAACATGGGTGTGCCGGTGATTGGCGTGCCGAAGACCATTGACAATGACATCCAGGCCACGGCGATGACCTTTGGCTTTGATTCCGCCTGCCATGCGGTGGTGGATGCGCTGGACCGCCTGCACACGACCGCAGAGAGCCACAAGCGCGTCATTGTGCTGGAGGTCATGGGCCGCCATGCGGGCTGGATCGCCCTCTACGGGGGCATGGCCGGCGGGGCGGATGTCATTCTGCTGCCAGAAATTCCCTTCCAGATGGACCATGTGGCGGATGCCATCCGCCAGCGCGATGCCCGCGGCCTGCACAGTACGCTTGTCGTGGTGGCTGAAGGAGCCCGCATTGAAAGCGGTGAGCTGCTCAAGAAAGAAAATGTTGGCGGCAAAGGCGAAGACCGCCTTGGCGGCATCGGCGATCACGTGGCCAAGAAGATCGAAGCGATGACGGGCAAGGAAACCCGGGCCTGCACCCTGGGCCACTTGCAGCGCGGCGGGGCGCCTACAGCGCTGGACCGCATCCTCGGAGTGCGTTTTGGAGCCAAGGCGGTGCATCTGATCGAAGAAGGCAAGTTTGGCCGCATGGTCAGCTACCAGCATTATCAGGTGGGCGATGTGAGCATCGAAGAGGCTGTGAACCAGCTTCGCCTGGTGCAGCCGGAGAGCGAAATCATCCGCGCTGGCCGCAGCATCGGCATCTGCTTTGGCGACCGTCAGGTGGGCCGCGACTGA
- a CDS encoding serine hydrolase has translation MLRFPRFLPLSKCVFASLCLGSAWLVLTPGSALGQSAVLAADSFNRKIHVASQANDKRAVGGLAKIATAMVTLDWAEASKAGVNILATVPAYAPQIAGSNTLGLQPGDRLTLRDLIYATMMTADDIAAITLGDFVGRDHLQRLQRGGEPMNEFVRQMNQLAVREGATNTRFTNPHGFENTRTAPYSTAADMTRLGLYAISRPALRFYTNQRSRDITVYRPAGQVSLPLNNTNQLLGVSSIDGIKYTSTPRSGGCIVVTAERPASVTKQPDGSSLIYRHRMVVTVVGSANPAAEAHALLQQSWAAYDRWLAAGRPITDKRQLLNHF, from the coding sequence ATGCTGCGTTTCCCCCGCTTTTTACCCCTCTCAAAATGCGTCTTCGCCAGCCTCTGCCTCGGCAGTGCCTGGCTTGTCCTGACTCCCGGGTCTGCCCTGGGCCAGTCAGCGGTTTTGGCGGCGGACAGCTTTAACCGCAAAATCCATGTGGCCAGCCAGGCCAATGACAAACGAGCGGTGGGCGGGCTGGCTAAAATCGCCACGGCGATGGTGACTCTGGACTGGGCGGAGGCCTCCAAGGCCGGAGTGAACATCCTGGCGACGGTGCCCGCCTATGCGCCGCAGATTGCCGGGAGCAACACTTTGGGGTTGCAACCTGGGGACCGGCTGACGCTTCGCGACCTCATCTATGCCACGATGATGACGGCGGATGACATTGCGGCCATCACCCTTGGGGATTTTGTGGGACGCGACCATCTTCAGCGTCTGCAGCGCGGGGGCGAGCCAATGAATGAGTTTGTGCGCCAGATGAACCAGCTGGCGGTGCGTGAAGGGGCTACCAATACACGGTTCACCAATCCGCACGGTTTTGAGAACACGCGCACGGCTCCGTACTCGACTGCTGCGGATATGACCCGTCTGGGGCTGTATGCCATTTCACGTCCGGCCCTGCGCTTTTACACCAACCAGCGGTCCCGTGATATCACTGTGTACCGGCCGGCCGGCCAGGTGAGCCTGCCGCTGAACAATACCAATCAATTGCTGGGGGTCTCCAGCATTGACGGTATCAAATATACCTCCACTCCGCGTTCGGGCGGCTGCATCGTGGTCACAGCGGAGCGCCCGGCCTCGGTGACTAAGCAGCCGGACGGCTCCAGTCTGATCTACCGCCACCGCATGGTGGTGACGGTGGTCGGGTCGGCCAACCCGGCGGCGGAGGCGCACGCGCTGCTGCAGCAGAGCTGGGCAGCCTATGACCGCTGGCTGGCGGCTGGACGTCCAATCACTGACAAACGTCAGCTTTTGAATCATTTTTAA
- a CDS encoding transposase has product MKATQTIDPQRDELEAQLVGVNAKTAPYPAARSWSGGRKRVVGKGPYESYCYHVMSRTCGGEVFFDEVEKEALKRLMWRLADFCGVKLVTYCLMGNHFHLLVEVPRRDAWLERFSGSEGEEKLLEHLSILYSKTYVGLLRQDLSELRRMGMENRVQEKLKAIKKRFCDLSIFVKEVKERFSRWFNKRQGRKGTLWMDRFKSVMVESGGEALRTMAAYIDLNPVRANLVEDPKDYRWCGYAEALSGSRRAQRGLCKAVAKPVDGWKTHDAGDAYRSLLFASGIEVRDAQNENIARPGISVEKAREVLAEKGKLSPAELIRLRVRYFSDGLVLGSKEFVESVFQENRSLFGPKRKDGARHLNECEGELFSLRRLRVRAVE; this is encoded by the coding sequence ATGAAAGCGACTCAAACCATTGATCCGCAACGCGATGAACTGGAAGCCCAGCTCGTTGGAGTGAATGCGAAGACGGCTCCCTATCCTGCCGCGCGGTCCTGGTCAGGCGGCCGGAAGCGGGTCGTGGGAAAGGGACCCTATGAAAGCTATTGCTACCACGTCATGTCGCGCACCTGCGGCGGCGAGGTCTTTTTTGATGAGGTGGAGAAGGAGGCGCTCAAGCGGCTGATGTGGCGGCTGGCGGACTTTTGCGGGGTGAAGCTGGTCACCTATTGCCTCATGGGGAACCACTTTCATTTGCTGGTGGAAGTGCCCAGGAGGGACGCCTGGCTGGAGCGGTTCTCTGGTTCAGAAGGAGAAGAGAAGCTCTTGGAACACCTGTCCATACTCTACAGCAAAACCTATGTTGGGCTCCTGCGTCAGGACCTGTCGGAGCTTCGCCGAATGGGCATGGAAAATCGCGTCCAGGAGAAACTGAAGGCGATCAAGAAGCGGTTTTGCGACCTGTCCATTTTCGTCAAGGAAGTCAAAGAACGCTTCAGCCGCTGGTTCAACAAGCGCCAGGGCCGAAAAGGCACTTTGTGGATGGACCGTTTCAAAAGCGTCATGGTGGAAAGCGGGGGCGAAGCCTTGCGGACGATGGCCGCCTATATTGACCTGAACCCCGTCCGCGCCAATCTCGTCGAGGATCCCAAAGACTACCGCTGGTGCGGGTATGCCGAAGCCCTCAGCGGCAGCCGACGGGCGCAGCGCGGCCTATGCAAAGCCGTCGCCAAACCGGTGGACGGATGGAAGACGCATGATGCTGGCGACGCCTACCGGAGCCTCCTGTTCGCCAGCGGAATTGAGGTGCGCGATGCCCAAAATGAGAACATCGCCCGGCCAGGAATCAGCGTGGAGAAGGCGCGGGAAGTGCTGGCTGAAAAAGGCAAGCTGAGTCCGGCCGAACTCATCCGCCTGCGGGTGCGCTACTTCAGCGATGGCCTCGTCCTGGGCAGCAAGGAGTTTGTCGAAAGCGTGTTCCAGGAAAATCGTTCACTTTTTGGCCCCAAGCGCAAGGATGGAGCCCGGCATCTAAATGAGTGTGAAGGAGAACTGTTTTCCCTGCGACGATTGCGGGTGCGTGCGGTGGAGTGA
- a CDS encoding RHS repeat-associated core domain-containing protein — protein MPSLAGTAHRSVYTYDSHDRMETAKLQPVNAPLLAEAAYAHYPDSPRLHTLTRPLAGGQALVGTWGWDVQSRLDAVQWTRGSAVTASYDYELNTAGRRTLETRHDGTRLRYDYNDRGELDEVRRERVADSSLRPDWSHDYSYNNMGDLTYTYTPDGNGLSYAFQLAGTTGEYQLTNTKPSWRWLRGRANPDALVKVGEATAEREGELWRYRLNLPAIPAPQQVVISAGRPDLQPAPLSQTQVVTFPRIPTARQFNLQGNLASDGVWTYACDAENRLVSQEQAYPGVSGEGAKAVKRLEFVYDGLGRRIAKRVLTGIKSPNGTLQSPGWTFSRETVFIWQDWTLLAELVRMSSGGPLSLRRSYLWGMDVNGTLGGAGGVGGLLWVAEYVPGVTGSNRQLAPWYDGNGNVMGWLENDGTQPLPLHRLEYDAFGKLLVEDEVRVVRNQKQRDLGVGAEWLERPPFAFSTKYEDSESGMLYYGYRYYAPEMGRWISRDPIEERGGINLYGMVGNDPVNRWDYLGLCKCGPDATDWFMLELMKVYLSHINLPSSEKGPIDGALFLLRNGVNIDAMPAPSKELLEGCAGEGCKDTYMLLDKCVSKWTMNNILYGFVSKMMKVPPGIRNDGAEINNLAKGQGLEGLNQKGAYAAGSRAAGPYLDPSRSITPYELKKEMSQYLDLIEKLPCKPCGKKLPTNTPGKKYSNSKPILSGGM, from the coding sequence GTGCCTTCGCTTGCCGGCACGGCCCACCGCAGCGTTTACACTTATGACTCGCATGACCGCATGGAAACGGCTAAACTACAGCCTGTGAATGCCCCCCTTCTGGCAGAGGCCGCCTATGCACATTACCCCGACAGCCCTCGGCTGCACACGCTCACGCGTCCCCTGGCTGGCGGCCAGGCCCTTGTCGGCACCTGGGGCTGGGATGTCCAGTCGCGGCTGGATGCGGTTCAGTGGACGCGCGGCTCTGCCGTCACCGCCTCTTATGACTACGAACTGAACACGGCTGGACGGCGGACCCTTGAAACCCGGCATGACGGCACCCGGCTGCGGTACGATTACAATGACCGCGGGGAGCTGGATGAGGTCCGGCGCGAGCGCGTGGCGGACTCCAGCCTGAGGCCCGACTGGAGCCATGACTACAGCTACAACAACATGGGCGACCTCACCTACACCTACACCCCCGATGGGAATGGGTTGTCATATGCCTTCCAGCTGGCCGGAACCACGGGCGAATATCAGCTCACCAATACCAAACCCTCCTGGCGCTGGTTGCGCGGGCGGGCCAATCCGGATGCCCTGGTGAAAGTTGGGGAGGCCACGGCCGAGCGTGAGGGCGAACTCTGGCGCTACCGGCTGAACCTTCCTGCCATCCCTGCTCCCCAGCAGGTGGTCATCAGTGCAGGGAGGCCGGATCTCCAGCCCGCCCCGCTGTCGCAAACCCAGGTGGTGACTTTTCCCCGCATTCCCACGGCCCGGCAATTCAATCTCCAGGGCAACCTGGCCTCTGACGGCGTGTGGACCTATGCCTGTGATGCGGAAAACCGTCTCGTCTCACAGGAGCAGGCATACCCAGGGGTCAGCGGTGAAGGAGCCAAGGCGGTGAAGCGACTGGAATTTGTCTATGACGGATTGGGGCGTCGGATCGCCAAGCGGGTCCTCACTGGCATCAAATCCCCGAACGGTACTTTGCAGTCCCCAGGCTGGACGTTTTCCCGTGAGACGGTGTTTATCTGGCAGGACTGGACGCTGCTGGCGGAGCTGGTGCGGATGAGCTCCGGCGGCCCGCTGAGCCTGCGCCGCAGCTATCTGTGGGGGATGGACGTCAATGGCACACTCGGCGGGGCAGGCGGCGTCGGCGGCCTGCTGTGGGTGGCGGAGTATGTCCCGGGCGTGACCGGGAGCAACCGCCAGCTTGCCCCCTGGTATGACGGCAATGGCAACGTCATGGGCTGGTTGGAAAACGACGGCACGCAGCCATTGCCGCTGCACCGTCTGGAGTACGATGCCTTCGGCAAACTGCTGGTGGAAGACGAGGTGCGGGTGGTGCGTAACCAGAAGCAGCGCGACCTGGGTGTGGGAGCCGAGTGGCTGGAGCGTCCGCCCTTTGCTTTCAGCACGAAGTATGAGGACTCGGAGAGTGGGATGTTGTACTACGGCTACAGATACTATGCGCCGGAAATGGGGAGGTGGATCAGCCGGGACCCCATTGAGGAACGAGGCGGCATCAACCTCTACGGGATGGTGGGCAATGATCCGGTGAATCGGTGGGATTATTTAGGTTTATGCAAGTGTGGTCCAGATGCCACCGATTGGTTCATGTTGGAACTGATGAAGGTTTATTTGTCTCACATTAATTTGCCGAGTTCAGAAAAGGGACCGATTGATGGTGCTCTTTTCCTTTTACGCAATGGAGTGAATATAGATGCAATGCCAGCGCCTTCAAAAGAGTTGCTCGAAGGATGCGCTGGCGAAGGGTGTAAAGATACTTATATGCTCTTAGATAAGTGTGTTAGCAAGTGGACGATGAATAATATTCTTTATGGATTTGTGAGCAAGATGATGAAGGTTCCGCCGGGGATTAGGAATGATGGTGCGGAAATTAATAATCTTGCAAAAGGTCAAGGTTTAGAAGGATTAAACCAGAAGGGGGCATATGCGGCTGGCTCTAGGGCGGCGGGGCCGTACCTTGATCCCTCCCGCTCGATCACACCTTATGAACTGAAAAAAGAAATGAGCCAGTACCTTGATTTGATCGAAAAATTGCCCTGTAAGCCTTGTGGTAAAAAGCTACCCACCAATACTCCAGGTAAAAAATACAGTAATTCAAAACCGATTCTTTCGGGGGGGATGTGA